The sequence GACTCATGACAATGAAATGTCtgcaccatcatcatcatcatcatcattgttgttgttgtcaggTAATGTGAGCAAACTTGTTAAATCGACAAGATGACGCATCGTTGGTCGTCCGTGCGGACAGTTCCAAGGAGATTCCAGATCTGCCAAGTGTTCTACTATCTGCACAAAAGACCAAAAAAAGCATTggatttttattataagatgTCCGGAAAGTAAAACCagtttctgaaaactatgagtTTGAGACATCTAACATATGTAGAAGAATGGTGAAGGTCCACTTCTGTGTAGAGACTGATTCAATCATCAGGCTATTAAAGAAGAAGGGGGGGATTGGTTTACCTTCTGCATTTCGTTTTTTCTGAGTGGATCTCCGATCATCACAGACGATCTGCATGCTCTTGATGCTAGCATTGCACGGACTCTTGATGGACAAACCGAATCTGTTTTGCTGGTTCTGTAACTACTTATAACCGAACATTCTCCGTGGTTATCTCCAAGAGTTGATATTAGGTCTTTAAGATCTGCCCAATGcaatataatatgtaaacaagAAGAACATGTGATGCAACAACAGAAGTAAGACAAAAAGAAGGTACCTTCGACCCCGAAAGTGATTTTCTTGCTATAAGGAACCGCTCTCAGTCTGAAGTGTCGTCCTGGAGGAGCACTCGGATTCTCATCAAGAAGAAACCCGTTCTCCCTAGAAAGTAGTGTAGTTGGAGAATTATTAAATCTCTAAACCCATgttgaaaataaaagaacatTTTGCAAGGTAAATAACGCTGTGATCTTTCACCTGATTACATCCATGTGCATTAATATTGTAACTTCTTCTTCTGCAGAGAGCTCCAAAGTCAAAGGCCTGGTTTTGGAGAAAAAAGTGAATAGATATGAGTCACAAGAATAGTAGGGGCAGAGATACAGCAACTGATTCAACTATCTCTCAGCAACATGTGAAGGTGAAAGCACTGAAATGGAATCAATCATCTAAACTGAGATCACAAAGCAACTCACTGGAGTAAGGGCTGCTGGTTCATGACAGTTGATCTTGCTAAGTGTTCGAAGTTGAATTTCTCATCGGCAGCATGCTgcccataaaaaaaaaacaatcaaaagtCTTTTGTCCATCCAGGCACATAGGACCAAATTCTGAAACGAAAGCTTCCATTTTCCATAGCTcaaccaaaaaacaaaacaaaccaacCGAAGGAGGAAAAGGGACTGAAAGCATGCATATAAGAAGACTCACCTGATCCACAATGAACAGATCTCGATCCAATTTCGCAATGATAAAACCAAGATTGAATTGTCCGAGTACCTATCACACAGCGCAAACAGATAAATCTTTCTCCACAGAAGCTAGGATAGAGCAGAACGAGATAAATTAAAAACACAGAATTGTTTTGAAATATTGACTAGGCGAAAGCTCATCAaccatttaataatatatttccaACAAATAAGATAGAAACCTGCATTTTTCTGAAATCTTCTTTTCGGAAAAGCCTTTCCAGCTCGGAAGTAGCTGCAGCTAAAGCTCTTACTTTTCGCTCCTCATCATCTGGTTGAGATAACTCTAATGTTGCAGCGGCAAAGCACCTGTAACTTACCATTTAAAACCATCATAGTCCCCTGACTGCAGTCAggcaaacaaaagaagaagcaaataaATCTTACTTTTTAGGCCGTGGCGTGTTCAAACTTTTAGATACGTAACCTGTGGACTGTAATCTTGACAGCCTTTCTAACCTCCTCTTCCTTAGGTTTtggaaactaaattttaatgttGAAAACATTTTTGGACCGGCTGAATGAGCTGAGGAGCCCAGCACTGTGGCAACAGGTCGCAGTGGCTGACTGCAATGTGGATCGTTCTCCAAAATCCTTTCCGTATCTCCCTCGGTGCGTGTTGGTTCTTCAAAACATAATGGTTTCTCGTGCTCCTGTTGATGAAATAATGGTAAGAGTAGCATAAATAATCAGCAACATACTAAGACATATATTTTACTACAAAAGCGTACTTACTCTTTTGTGTCTTTCTACATTGTCAGTATGGGTTGTAGGAGATGTCAAATTTGCTATTTCAGAGTCCACCTCATTTGGCGTCACATCTTGCTTCGAGACGGCCATACCACCAACTTGATCACCTTCCATCGTACATCTTGCAGACAAAGCACGGACTTCAAATTTGCCTTTCTCCACACGACAACCAGGATGGGGGTTTCTTAGGACAGGTGTTTCAGAGAGGAGGGTGCATATGCtttcatgttttctttttcccACAGTAACAAAAGTATTCAGAGTTGACTGTGCAAAGCTAGTGCGATTGTTTAAGTCTTTACTTCCATCCGTAACTTTCTCAATCACATTGACGCCAGGCAAACCTTTGCTATCTGTCTTGTTAAGGTGAGTTACAGATAGGGACTCATCATGGACTGATAAAGAACCTTTCCCTTGCTTAGTCCCACGTGTCttaatatcaaatttgaaaaccTTCAGTGTTGAACTATTATCCAGCTCAGCCTCCCTCGAGGAAGATATTTCCTTTTCAATAGCTTTCCCATCTCTGGTTTTAGAACTGACATCCATCACGATCCCTTTTGAAAGGAGATTTGATTTCTCCTGAAGAGATGaaactccagccttatctggtCTCACGGAATTATCCTCGAGCCTATTAACTGTATAAGACGCATTACTAGAGGAATATATCTCGTTCAGACCTTCCTTCAGAGAAGCCATAACAGAAGTCTCGTCGGAAAAGAAGACCTTTCTTTTATCGGGCGTGACATTCAAATCACATGCCCCACCAGGTAAAACAAAATCAAGAATGGCAACTGGGTATTTCCGAGAACTTGTATCTTTGTAAAGCTCATTCACCAACTTGCTGACTTTCGGCATATCTACAGGTCGACCATTTATAAAGAAATACTGTCGATCTGCCAAGTTGCGTCCAGTACCTTGTCCAGGCTTGGAAAGAAACCCTTCGACTCTACAGTCATCTGATATACATATACTTACAGGCTGTAGACTTGTAAAGGTGCTCATGCCAAATACCGTAATGATATTATCTTTAAGTGAACCCTTCCCTTGTGTGCTCAGAACAACAGACTTAGGGGTTTTCTCAGTCGTGTTAGAGCAGACAAACCGCACTCCTTTCCCAATAAGTGCATATGCCTGCACAAAGCAAAATTATTGAAGAAGTCAATGGTCATCGCTGAAGAAGAGAGTCAGCAGAAGTAAATACGTAATCAGCAAAAGAAAAGCTGATTCTAATGTGTAATCAGcattagttagttttaaaataagcACGAGagttcaaaaacattaaaactacCTAACTAATAATCAGCAAAAGAAAAGCTGAATCTAGGATAAGAAACTGAGCTTCAAAAGGCTACATAGTAAAATCTACTTCACAGCATCCTGGAAACTTGTGTGGTTACAAGAATCATGCAATTAAAATTGAGTAATCATCCACATTAAAGAGAGAAGATAAACACAAATATCAACTATAACAGGTCTAATAAGCCAAACAACAAGTGGTTAACTCATATATCAAAGTAATGAAACTCACATTCAATAAAGAAACAAGCTTCCCATACTCTTTGCGTATATTGCGTTTAAACTCTTTGCTTCGAACAGGCAAATTAGAGAACAACTTCCTCACAGTGACAGTGGTACCAATTTGGCGCGCAGTCTTCTTCTCAGCAACCAACAAACCGGAATGATCAAAGGTCAAGAGCGTAGCAACTTGCTCCTTCTTTGTTCTCGTCTCCACCGTGAGATTCCCCAAGGCACATAGAGAGCTCAGAGCTTCTCCTCTGAAACCAAACGTAGTCAGACTCTGAAGATCTGTGAAATCCTCCAACTTCGAAGTATGGTGCTTAAGCGCGAGAACCTGAGGCACGAAGAATCAGGAAACTGAGTATACATAGGGTTTCAATTTCAGCAATTCGATTGTAACCTTGAAATTGGATGGGGAAATGCCGCAGCCGTTGTCGATGACTTGGAAGTAGTCTTCGCCGTAGTCACGGAGGTTGATTTCTATGCTGGTGGCTCGGGCGTCGAGACTGTTCTCCACAAGCTCCTTGATGGCGGAGGAGAGGTCCAAGATGACTTGCCCGGAGCAGATTCGGTGAACGACGGCTCTGTTGATGGGTCTTATCAACGGAGACGAATCTCCTTGCATTTTTAAAACCCTAGATTACAATCGATTAAACCCTCTTCAAAACCAACACACCCTAAgctgagagagagagtgaaagCCCTAGGTCTGTATTTTGCCGCCAAAATCGAAGCGTTTGGCAAATTAAGTGTCTTAGCGTTTGGGATTTGCGGCGTGGACGCGATTTgcgtttttaattttgtttagttTGTCAGCCTCAGCCCATTCTTACACAAGGATGGGGGTTCAATAGCAGTTAGCAaagcgtctctctctctctctgatgaTATTACTTTGTTCTATCAAAGAGGAAGATTGAAAGTAAAGATGTTGACTCTTGGTCCCCCAATGCGACGTACAAGGCTTGTGTTTTTGTTACGAGATTTCTTAGATATCCACCATGATACACGTTCAGGCATTAATCCAGACCTCACAAAAATAATCGCTTTTTAGGCCAACAGATAAAATCATCATCAAGCCGCGCACGATCAGGGTTTTGAGTCATGTCCTTAACTTTCAAAAAAAGATCCGAACTTCTCTCTATAAATATACATGCGCATGTATAAGATTATTTTACAGCGaatgttattttttcttcttatgtTAAGAGAAAGGAAACTGAATTAGACAATAAACCgaacaacacacacacacacacaatcttctctctctctgtacaCACAAATCTTAAAAAACGAACAAATATCTCTTCTACTACATGAAGTAGCTCAAGGAAGTCTTCTTCCTTGATCCTCCTTCTCCATACAGCTCGTTCCATTGCTGAAGCTCGTTCATGTTTGATGAGTCAGTAGACACACTCGCACATacctatatatacatgtatttgACATCATTTagacacatttttttttttttttagtgcacaaaaaaaaaaaaagtgcacaaaaaaaagacacattttttttatattttatataaacacctcaaaataaaaaagaagaggTTTTTAACAAACTACCTGTTCATGGGCAGCCTTGAAATCATTCATCGTCAGTGGACGAATGTCTGTGCAGCTATACAATGGAGGCTTTGGACGGTTTTCAGCCTCAGCTACAGTTTTTTCCTGCAACCAAGACAACACTCAGCAGTCAGCATATAAGACAAGGATGAGAGTTCTGTAAGTAAATGCACTAAGTTGGAAACCCAAACCTTCTTTTCTTTCTCCAGTATTTCTCGAATTGGAAGATGTGCCGCAGTTACACAAAGGTTCTGCAACCAAATGAGAGAATGTAAGTAAGCTTTTTTACAGAGCGAGCAAGGAGATTGAGTCTGAAGGAGAGAGGAACAAAGTAGAGACCTTTAAGTCACTTCCTGAGTACCCATCTGTCATATTTGCAATCGCTTCTAAATCAACGTCTGGTGCCATTTCTTCTTTAGATAGAATAACGCTCAAGATCTTTGATCTGTTCGTCGCGTCTGGAAGATTAACCATCAATCTGCACAGAAGCATGCATCGGAGACTCAGCAATAGTTACATCATGAGGAATATTGTTCATTAAGAGAGAATGTATAGACTAATTAATGATGGTTGGTTTGGTTGGTTTACCTCCGCGGAAGTCGTCTGATAACTGCTTCGTCCAGGTCAAATGGTCTGTTGGTAGCAGCGAGAACCAGAACTCGTTCTCTATCCTTTGTTCTTAAACCGTCCCAGTTTACCATGAATTCGTTCTTCATCTTACGCATAGCTTCATGTTCCCCTGGATTCTCACGTCTTCCCAACATGCTGTCAacctatataatattttgttcagCAATCATCAGATCGAGAAAGTGCATAAAAGATTCGATTCAAAGGAGAGGAAAAACAGAGAACGCTTTCTAATCTCATCATAGTTCACATACATACCTCATCAACAAAAATGACACTTGGCGCGATCTTGCTCGCTAATGAGAATACAGCTTTGACATACTTCTCTCCCTCACCAAACCACTGCAAATCATTCATATTAGATGGTCAAAATGCAatcttttaaaaagaaaacatagaCAAATATTCAGATCGTTGTGGGAAGAAAACCTTTGAAGTAATGCTGGACATTGAGATATTGATGAAGTTTGCGCCAGCCTCAGTTGCTACTGCCTTTGCCAGCATCGTCTTCCCCGTACCAGGAGGTCCAAACAACAGAATACCTTTTGTAGGCTGCAATAAAACGCAATCTACATATTTGATGTCCAGtaaagagagagaaacaaacaTGTGAGCGAAGGAAGGTACCTTCGTTAGCTGGCCTTTGCCAAACAATTCGGGTCTTTGAAGAGGAAGCATCACCAACTCTTTCAATGTGTCTTTCACATTCTCTAGAGCCCCAATATCATCAAACGAAACACCTATATCGCTGGGGGGAATCACATCTGATAGGAGTTTTTTCTCAAATTCGTTCTCGGTAACAACATCCTGAAACAGCATAGCAAAGCAACTCTAAGATCCGAAACTTACCAAATAACTAAGAAAGAAAGATATAAAGTTAAGAATATATTTACCTTGAGGGATTTCTTTAGACTCTTGTTTTCGTTCTGAACCCCATGTAACATCTGCAGGCCATATGTAATGCTACAACATATGCCAAAGTGCTATTTTCAAATTTACGCTGTGTTTTAGCTTacaatattttagaatatataagAAAGCTTACCTTTCTGCTGAGATAACAAGCTTGTTGTCTTTGATTGTAGGTTCGGAACAGTTCATAAGATGGTGGCTAAAAGCCCAGCCAACCACTTTCTCAACACCtagaaaatatacaataattGGTTAGTCACCCAAACGGCACATCAAAGCAGAAAGAAcacaataaaataatacaagTGAAAGAAGCCCACTTTCAGGAAGAAGACTTTGATCTTTGATGCACAAGGTTTCAAGGTCAGGGCAGTCCAGGCGGTTTTTGGTGAGGATCTGTaggcatatatatattaacaaagaCATAAGccaaagaaaagagaaaacaggAACGTTTTAGATAGCTCAAGGACTTGATAAGGTGCTCACTCCAAGGATACTGGTTATATTACCCTGAACCTTCAAAAGCTCTGTATCACGGTCCAGTTTCTCCTTCCAGTCCAAGAGCAAAGCTTCATCCTACTATGTCTTACGAGCATAAGAAAgtgaaattaagaaaataaaaaaaaatgtacccATACAAGAAGAAATGAATGAAGGTTTCGACCTGAGGTAACTGGATGGCGACTTTGTTAGGGAACAGGCGAGTTATTTGTTTCACTGATTTAGATGCTTCCTTGCTCTTTTCGTGCAGTTTACCAATATCCTGCAGATGATACGAAAAAATCACT comes from Brassica rapa cultivar Chiifu-401-42 chromosome A02, CAAS_Brap_v3.01, whole genome shotgun sequence and encodes:
- the LOC103868208 gene encoding DNA mismatch repair protein PMS1 isoform X1 — translated: MQGDSSPLIRPINRAVVHRICSGQVILDLSSAIKELVENSLDARATSIEINLRDYGEDYFQVIDNGCGISPSNFKVLALKHHTSKLEDFTDLQSLTTFGFRGEALSSLCALGNLTVETRTKKEQVATLLTFDHSGLLVAEKKTARQIGTTVTVRKLFSNLPVRSKEFKRNIRKEYGKLVSLLNAYALIGKGVRFVCSNTTEKTPKSVVLSTQGKGSLKDNIITVFGMSTFTSLQPVSICISDDCRVEGFLSKPGQGTGRNLADRQYFFINGRPVDMPKVSKLVNELYKDTSSRKYPVAILDFVLPGGACDLNVTPDKRKVFFSDETSVMASLKEGLNEIYSSSNASYTVNRLEDNSVRPDKAGVSSLQEKSNLLSKGIVMDVSSKTRDGKAIEKEISSSREAELDNSSTLKVFKFDIKTRGTKQGKGSLSVHDESLSVTHLNKTDSKGLPGVNVIEKVTDGSKDLNNRTSFAQSTLNTFVTVGKRKHESICTLLSETPVLRNPHPGCRVEKGKFEVRALSARCTMEGDQVGGMAVSKQDVTPNEVDSEIANLTSPTTHTDNVERHKREHEKPLCFEEPTRTEGDTERILENDPHCSQPLRPVATVLGSSAHSAGPKMFSTLKFSFQNLRKRRLERLSRLQSTGYVSKSLNTPRPKNYRCFAAATLELSQPDDEERKVRALAAATSELERLFRKEDFRKMQVLGQFNLGFIIAKLDRDLFIVDQHAADEKFNFEHLARSTVMNQQPLLQPLTLELSAEEEVTILMHMDVIRENGFLLDENPSAPPGRHFRLRAVPYSKKITFGVEDLKDLISTLGDNHGECSVISSYRTSKTDSVCPSRVRAMLASRACRSSVMIGDPLRKNEMQKIVEHLADLESPWNCPHGRPTMRHLVDLTSLLTLPDNNNNDDDDDDGADISLS
- the LOC103868208 gene encoding DNA mismatch repair protein PMS1 isoform X2, whose translation is MQGDSSPLIRPINRAVVHRICSGQVILDLSSAIKELVENSLDARATSIEINLRDYGEDYFQVIDNGCGISPSNFKVLALKHHTSKLEDFTDLQSLTTFGFRGEALSSLCALGNLTVETRTKKEQVATLLTFDHSGLLVAEKKTARQIGTTVTVRKLFSNLPVRSKEFKRNIRKEYGKLVSLLNAYALIGKGVRFVCSNTTEKTPKSVVLSTQGKGSLKDNIITVFGMSTFTSLQPVSICISDDCRVEGFLSKPGQGTGRNLADRQYFFINGRPVDMPKVSKLVNELYKDTSSRKYPVAILDFVLPGGACDLNVTPDKRKVFFSDETSVMASLKEGLNEIYSSSNASYTVNRLEDNSVRPDKAGVSSLQEKSNLLSKGIVMDVSSKTRDGKAIEKEISSSREAELDNSSTLKVFKFDIKTRGTKQGKGSLSVHDESLSVTHLNKTDSKGLPGVNVIEKVTDGSKDLNNRTSFAQSTLNTFVTVGKRKHESICTLLSETPVLRNPHPGCRVEKGKFEVRALSARCTMEGDQVGGMAVSKQDVTPNEVDSEIANLTSPTTHTDNVERHKREHEKPLCFEEPTRTEGDTERILENDPHCSQPLRPVATVLGSSAHSAGPKMFSTLKFSFQNLRKRRLERLSRLQSTGYVSKSLNTPRPKKCFAAATLELSQPDDEERKVRALAAATSELERLFRKEDFRKMQVLGQFNLGFIIAKLDRDLFIVDQHAADEKFNFEHLARSTVMNQQPLLQPLTLELSAEEEVTILMHMDVIRENGFLLDENPSAPPGRHFRLRAVPYSKKITFGVEDLKDLISTLGDNHGECSVISSYRTSKTDSVCPSRVRAMLASRACRSSVMIGDPLRKNEMQKIVEHLADLESPWNCPHGRPTMRHLVDLTSLLTLPDNNNNDDDDDDGADISLS